The Xanthomonas sp. DAR 34887 genome has a segment encoding these proteins:
- the motA gene encoding flagellar motor stator protein MotA: MLIIVGFLVVIISVVGGFVLSKGKLGALWQPYELMIIGGAALGAFLVSTPGKIVKATLADVAGVFKGPKYKADDYRATLTLIYELLNKARRDGFMALEDHVEKPSDSAIFSNYPKVLADHHLLDFITDCLRLMIGSNIEPHELEPLLELELEKHHHEAMAPAHALSKVSDGLPGFGIVAAVLGIVITMGSIGGPIEEIGHHVGAALVGTFLGILLAYGFVAPLAAAMEARAEQDSRIFESVKTALLACLRGYNPKIALEFARKTLPSNVRPSFSDFETHLKTIK, from the coding sequence ATGCTCATCATCGTTGGCTTTCTTGTCGTCATCATCAGCGTGGTCGGCGGCTTCGTCCTCTCAAAGGGCAAGCTCGGCGCGCTATGGCAGCCTTATGAGTTGATGATCATCGGCGGCGCGGCGCTGGGCGCGTTCCTGGTCAGCACCCCGGGCAAGATCGTCAAGGCGACCCTCGCCGACGTCGCCGGCGTGTTCAAGGGCCCGAAGTACAAGGCCGACGACTACCGCGCCACCCTGACCCTGATCTACGAACTGCTGAACAAGGCACGGCGCGACGGCTTCATGGCGCTGGAAGACCACGTGGAGAAACCGTCCGACAGCGCGATCTTCAGCAACTACCCGAAGGTGCTGGCCGACCATCACCTGCTCGACTTCATCACCGACTGCCTGCGCCTGATGATCGGCAGCAACATCGAGCCGCACGAGCTGGAGCCGCTGCTGGAACTGGAGCTGGAGAAGCACCATCACGAGGCGATGGCGCCGGCGCATGCGTTGAGCAAGGTCTCCGATGGTCTGCCCGGCTTCGGCATCGTCGCCGCGGTGCTGGGCATCGTCATCACCATGGGCTCGATCGGCGGCCCGATCGAAGAGATCGGCCATCACGTCGGCGCCGCGCTGGTCGGCACCTTCCTCGGCATCCTGCTGGCCTATGGGTTCGTCGCGCCGCTGGCGGCGGCGATGGAAGCGCGCGCCGAACAGGACAGCCGCATCTTCGAGTCGGTGAAGACCGCACTGCTGGCCTGCCTGCGCGGCTACAACCCGAAGATCGCGCTGGAGTTCGCGCGCAAGACCCTGCCGAGCAACGTGCGGCCGAGCTTCTCGGACTTCG